From a region of the Betta splendens chromosome 5, fBetSpl5.4, whole genome shotgun sequence genome:
- the igfn1.3 gene encoding immunoglobulin-like and fibronectin type III domain-containing protein 1 isoform X1: MHYLLLTNSCCNHDTGYIAIRETPEDFKKALKNTVEIEPKEEKKPELDDKFWDLLLSADKKDYESICAQYGITDFRWMLKKLNEKKIEREQEQQKVVERLCNLKPIEMKGDGAAEFELEMSLKDPTSKIFLYKDGVMIPFDIDAGEKHGLKQVGKKFVFSINGVNPEDAGLYQVEVDGVKIFSTDLKLPTVDFLVKIQDVKAQEREDAVFECVLSHPMTKITWMGKNVALEQGDKYDITVSEDMLIHTLVVKDCLLLDKGIYAAVAGLKSCSAWLIVEGDKDSNSHGKKKARKTTRAGGGGADILKVAQEQSVKIQKERDEFVAKVEAAKLEKEETEAHMMVGQRVKVEPVAVKVETPEVKEEIKKEVNVDDVEEEVSVDVQMKEVSEPTVSEPDQVREEPAQVAEEPDQEPKKRVRLGPLVPDTVIEQGVFFTCGLSDVTSIIGTDAELVCRLSKEDCDTVWYKDGNEISTTDNINIVKDGTFRKLIIKNCKDDDAGKYKCEADGRKTEALLTVEDPPRINPDDLADFIKPVIIKTGKDAAFKLSFVGREPMKVQWYSEGEELLDDTHTRIDKSSTHSCLLLTKCQRKNSGEIKIKIKNECGATEAVTYLVVLGMFCDLGVCTKLYVHNIALHKNQILYFLVCPAPDKPTPPLGPVDIIESSATGIDFKWRPPKDNGGSPITNYILERQQIGRNSWKKIGKIGPEPKFRDTDVDHGRKYCYHIRAETDQGISELMETDDIQAGTKAYPGPPSAPKIISSFKDCINLTWSAPANTGGTNILGYSVEKRKNGSNLWSLVNPPDEPIRERKHAVKDVVEGIEYEFRVSAINISGAGEPSAPSEFVMARDPKKPPGKVTDLKVTDSTYTTLSLGWTKPAEKEGVQDEAKGYFVEIRAAENPEWGRCTSIPITMTSYTIIGLKSMAMYWVRVIATNEGGDSEPQDLDNYIIAMPPPVRPQFTDKKMNSFMVIRAGNSARVTVNFKASPVPTITWLKDGLLTAKHVTVSNTDTSSQLIIPSSERHDTGIYTITVKNLVGQDMSSVEIRVTDDPKPPGPVELDENVSGTVTVSWTPSPDEKKDDRLHYVVTKHDSSKHTWQIMADHLFNNKFTATNILPGRQYQFRVYAKNDMGTSKPSESAAWEVKKKRETFSLNLPASKDCNFETAPSFSVPLKLHNTPESYECYMTCAVTGTPRPHVTWYRNNISLNTNTNYHIVNTCGVCSMKILRAGPKDSGQYTAVAESPLGRVECSTKLIVKD, from the exons ATGCATTATCTATTATTGACTAATTCATGCTGTAACCATGACACTGGTTACATAGCGATTCGGGAGACGCCCGAAGATTTCAAAAAGGCCTTGAAAAATAC GGTTGAAATTGAgccaaaggaagaaaaaaagccaGAACTCGATGACAAATTTTGGGATTTGTTGTTGAGCGCCGACAAGAAGGATTATGAGAGCATATGTGCACAGTATGGTATCACAGATTTTCGCTGGATGTTGAAGAAGCTAAATGAGAAGAAGATTGAAAGAGAGCAAGAGCAACAGAAA GTGGTTGAAAGACTTTGCAACCTGAAGCCAATTGAAATGAAAGGTGACGGTGCAGCAGAGTTCGAGCTTGAAATGTCACTGAAGGACCCAACCAGCAAAATCTTCCTATACAAG GATGGGGTTATGATTCCCTTTGATATCGATGCGGGTGAGAAGCACGGACTGAAACAAGTGGGAAAGAAGTTTGTATTCAGCATCAATGGCGTAAACCCGGAGGATGCGGGATTATACCAAGTGGAGGTTGATGGAGTTAAAATCTTCTCAACGGACTTGAAGC TTCCCACGGTCGACTTCTTGGTGAAGATTCAAGATGTTAAGGCACAAGAGAGAGAGGACGCAGTGTTTGAGTGTGTCCTCTCGCATCCGATGACAAAGATTACTTGGATGGGAAAAAACGTTGCACTGGAGCAAGGAGACAAATATGACATCACTGTGTCAGAAGACATGCTGATCCACACGTTGGTGGTGAAAGACTGCCTCCTATTAGACAAAGGAATTtatgctgctgtggctggactCAAATCCTGCAGTGCTTGGCTTATAGTGGAAG GTGACAAAGATTCAAACTCACATGGAAAGAAGAAAGCTCGCAAGACAACACgagcaggtggtggtggagctgacATTCTGAAGGTCGCTCAAGAACAAAGTGTTAAGATACAAAAAGAAAGAGATGAGTTTGTTGCAAAGGTAGAAGCAGCTAAATTGGAGAAAGAAGAAACTGAAGCACACATGATGGTGGGACAAAGGGTAAAAGTGGAACCAGTTGCAGTCAAGGTAGAAACTCCCGAGGttaaagaagaaataaagaaagaggTGAACGTAGATGATGTAGAAGAGGAGGTAAGTGTAGATGTACAGATGAAGGAAGTTTCTGAACCTACAGTTTCAGAACCAGATCAGGTGAGGGAGGAACCGGCTCAAGTCGCAGAAGAACCTGATCAAGAGCCAAAAAAGAGAGTGAGATTAGGTCCACTTGTCCCGGATACAGTCATTG AACAAGGAGTTTTCTTCACCTGCGGACTGTCAGACGTAACCTCCATAATTGGCACTGACGCAGAACTTGTCTGCAGGCTGAGCAAGGAGGATTGTGACACTGTCTGGTACAAAGACGGCAACGAG ATATCAACTACAGACAATATAAATATTGTCAAAGACGGGACCTTTCGCAAACTAATTATCAAAAACTGCAAAGACGATGATGCTGGAAAGTACAAATGTGAAGCTGATGGGCGTAAAACAGAAGCTCTACTAACTGTCGAAG ATCCTCCAAGAATCAACCCTGATGACCTGGCAGACTTCATAAAACCTGTGATCATCAAAACCGGCAAAGACGCAGCCTTTAAGTTGTCGTTTGTTGGCCGGGAACCAATGAAAGTCCAGTGGTACAGCGAgggggaggagctgctggatgacacaCATACCAGAATTGACAAGTCGtccacacacagctgcctgcTGCTAACAAAGTGCCAGCGCAAAAACTCAGGGGAGATTAAGATCaagattaaaaatgaatgtggaGCAACTGAGGCTGTCACTTACCTTGTTGTATTAGGTATGTTTTGTGACTTAGGGGTCTGCACCAAACTGTATGTGCATAATATTGCACTTCATAAAAATCAAATTCTTTATTTTTTGGTTTGTCCTGCTCCAGATAAACCAACACCTCCCTTAGGCCCCGTTGATATTATTGAAAGCTCAGCAACAGGTATTGACTTTAAATGGAGACCTCCCAAGGACAACGGAGGATCCCCAATCACCAACTACATCCTGGAGCGCCAGCAAATTGGGCGAAACAGCTGGAAAAAAATAGGCAAAATTGGTCCAGAACCTAAATTTAGAGACACTGATGTGGATCATGGCAGGAAATACTGCTACCACATAAGGGCTGAGACCGATCAAGGCATCAGCGAATTGATGGAGACGGATGACATCCAAGCAGGGACGAAAG CGTACCCTGGACCTCCTTCTGCACCAAAGATCATCAGCTCTTTCAAGGACTGCATAAACCTTACCTGGTCCGCACCTGCCAATACTGGAGGAACCAACATTCTGGGATACAGCGTAGAAAAACGGAAGAATGGCAGTAACTTGTGGAGCCTCGTCAACCCACCTGATGAGCCTATCAGAG AGAGAAAGCATGCAGTGAAGGATGTGGTTGAAGGCATCGAGTATGAATTCCGCGTATCGGCTATCAACATTTCAGGTGCAGGAGAACCGAGCGCACCTTCTGAGTTTGTGATGGCAAGAGATCCAAAGA AGCCACCTGGTAAAGTTACTGACCTGAAAGTGACAGACTCCACATACACCACTTTATCACTGGGCTGGACAAAACCAGCGGAGAAGGAAGGTGTCCAGGATGAGGCTAAAGGATACTTCGTGGAAATAAGGGCAGCAGAAAATCCAGAATGGGGTCGCTGTACCTCCATTCCTATCACCATGACCTCCTACACGATCATCGGTCTAAAGTCAATGGCCATGTACTGGGTGAGAGTTATAGCCACCAATGAGGGTGGAGATAGTGAGCCACAAGATCTGGACAACTATATCATTGCGATGCCTCCTCCAG TGAGACCTCAGTTCACTGACAAAAAAATGAACAGCTTTATGGTGATAAGAGCTGGAAACTCTGCTCGTGTCACTGTCAACTTTAAG GCCTCTCCAGTGCCAACCATCACATGGTTGAAGGATGGTTTACTCACAGCCAAGCACGTGACAGTGAGCAACACCGACACATCCTCACAGTTAATCATTCCCTCGTCAGAGCGCCACGACACAGGGATCTACACAATCACTGTGAAGAACCTTGTTGGTCAGGACATGTCTAGTGTTGAGATAAGAGTCACAG ATGACCCAAAGCCTCCAGGCCCTGTGGAGCTGGACGAGAACGTGTCAGGAACAGTCACGGTTTCCTGGACTCCCTCTCCAGATGAGAAGAAAGACGACAGGCTTCACTACGTGGTCACCAAACATGATTCCTCTAAGCACACCTGGCAAATCATGGCTGACCACCTTTTCAACAACAAGTTCACTGCCACTAACATCCTGCCAGGGAGACAGTATCAGTTCCGGGTCTATGCCAAGAATGACATGGGGACTTCCAAACCCTCTGAGTCAGCAGCCTGGGAAGTGAAGAAAAAGAGAG AAAC
- the igfn1.3 gene encoding immunoglobulin-like and fibronectin type III domain-containing protein 1 isoform X2, whose product MHYLLLTNSCCNHDTGYIAIRETPEDFKKALKNTVEIEPKEEKKPELDDKFWDLLLSADKKDYESICAQYGITDFRWMLKKLNEKKIEREQEQQKVVERLCNLKPIEMKGDGAAEFELEMSLKDPTSKIFLYKDGVMIPFDIDAGEKHGLKQVGKKFVFSINGVNPEDAGLYQVEVDGVKIFSTDLKLPTVDFLVKIQDVKAQEREDAVFECVLSHPMTKITWMGKNVALEQGDKYDITVSEDMLIHTLVVKDCLLLDKGIYAAVAGLKSCSAWLIVEGDKDSNSHGKKKARKTTRAGGGGADILKVAQEQSVKIQKERDEFVAKVEAAKLEKEETEAHMMVGQRVKVEPVAVKVETPEVKEEIKKEVNVDDVEEEVSVDVQMKEVSEPTVSEPDQVREEPAQVAEEPDQEPKKRVRLGPLVPDTVIEQGVFFTCGLSDVTSIIGTDAELVCRLSKEDCDTVWYKDGNEISTTDNINIVKDGTFRKLIIKNCKDDDAGKYKCEADGRKTEALLTVEDPPRINPDDLADFIKPVIIKTGKDAAFKLSFVGREPMKVQWYSEGEELLDDTHTRIDKSSTHSCLLLTKCQRKNSGEIKIKIKNECGATEAVTYLVVLDKPTPPLGPVDIIESSATGIDFKWRPPKDNGGSPITNYILERQQIGRNSWKKIGKIGPEPKFRDTDVDHGRKYCYHIRAETDQGISELMETDDIQAGTKAYPGPPSAPKIISSFKDCINLTWSAPANTGGTNILGYSVEKRKNGSNLWSLVNPPDEPIRERKHAVKDVVEGIEYEFRVSAINISGAGEPSAPSEFVMARDPKKPPGKVTDLKVTDSTYTTLSLGWTKPAEKEGVQDEAKGYFVEIRAAENPEWGRCTSIPITMTSYTIIGLKSMAMYWVRVIATNEGGDSEPQDLDNYIIAMPPPVRPQFTDKKMNSFMVIRAGNSARVTVNFKASPVPTITWLKDGLLTAKHVTVSNTDTSSQLIIPSSERHDTGIYTITVKNLVGQDMSSVEIRVTDDPKPPGPVELDENVSGTVTVSWTPSPDEKKDDRLHYVVTKHDSSKHTWQIMADHLFNNKFTATNILPGRQYQFRVYAKNDMGTSKPSESAAWEVKKKRETFSLNLPASKDCNFETAPSFSVPLKLHNTPESYECYMTCAVTGTPRPHVTWYRNNISLNTNTNYHIVNTCGVCSMKILRAGPKDSGQYTAVAESPLGRVECSTKLIVKD is encoded by the exons ATGCATTATCTATTATTGACTAATTCATGCTGTAACCATGACACTGGTTACATAGCGATTCGGGAGACGCCCGAAGATTTCAAAAAGGCCTTGAAAAATAC GGTTGAAATTGAgccaaaggaagaaaaaaagccaGAACTCGATGACAAATTTTGGGATTTGTTGTTGAGCGCCGACAAGAAGGATTATGAGAGCATATGTGCACAGTATGGTATCACAGATTTTCGCTGGATGTTGAAGAAGCTAAATGAGAAGAAGATTGAAAGAGAGCAAGAGCAACAGAAA GTGGTTGAAAGACTTTGCAACCTGAAGCCAATTGAAATGAAAGGTGACGGTGCAGCAGAGTTCGAGCTTGAAATGTCACTGAAGGACCCAACCAGCAAAATCTTCCTATACAAG GATGGGGTTATGATTCCCTTTGATATCGATGCGGGTGAGAAGCACGGACTGAAACAAGTGGGAAAGAAGTTTGTATTCAGCATCAATGGCGTAAACCCGGAGGATGCGGGATTATACCAAGTGGAGGTTGATGGAGTTAAAATCTTCTCAACGGACTTGAAGC TTCCCACGGTCGACTTCTTGGTGAAGATTCAAGATGTTAAGGCACAAGAGAGAGAGGACGCAGTGTTTGAGTGTGTCCTCTCGCATCCGATGACAAAGATTACTTGGATGGGAAAAAACGTTGCACTGGAGCAAGGAGACAAATATGACATCACTGTGTCAGAAGACATGCTGATCCACACGTTGGTGGTGAAAGACTGCCTCCTATTAGACAAAGGAATTtatgctgctgtggctggactCAAATCCTGCAGTGCTTGGCTTATAGTGGAAG GTGACAAAGATTCAAACTCACATGGAAAGAAGAAAGCTCGCAAGACAACACgagcaggtggtggtggagctgacATTCTGAAGGTCGCTCAAGAACAAAGTGTTAAGATACAAAAAGAAAGAGATGAGTTTGTTGCAAAGGTAGAAGCAGCTAAATTGGAGAAAGAAGAAACTGAAGCACACATGATGGTGGGACAAAGGGTAAAAGTGGAACCAGTTGCAGTCAAGGTAGAAACTCCCGAGGttaaagaagaaataaagaaagaggTGAACGTAGATGATGTAGAAGAGGAGGTAAGTGTAGATGTACAGATGAAGGAAGTTTCTGAACCTACAGTTTCAGAACCAGATCAGGTGAGGGAGGAACCGGCTCAAGTCGCAGAAGAACCTGATCAAGAGCCAAAAAAGAGAGTGAGATTAGGTCCACTTGTCCCGGATACAGTCATTG AACAAGGAGTTTTCTTCACCTGCGGACTGTCAGACGTAACCTCCATAATTGGCACTGACGCAGAACTTGTCTGCAGGCTGAGCAAGGAGGATTGTGACACTGTCTGGTACAAAGACGGCAACGAG ATATCAACTACAGACAATATAAATATTGTCAAAGACGGGACCTTTCGCAAACTAATTATCAAAAACTGCAAAGACGATGATGCTGGAAAGTACAAATGTGAAGCTGATGGGCGTAAAACAGAAGCTCTACTAACTGTCGAAG ATCCTCCAAGAATCAACCCTGATGACCTGGCAGACTTCATAAAACCTGTGATCATCAAAACCGGCAAAGACGCAGCCTTTAAGTTGTCGTTTGTTGGCCGGGAACCAATGAAAGTCCAGTGGTACAGCGAgggggaggagctgctggatgacacaCATACCAGAATTGACAAGTCGtccacacacagctgcctgcTGCTAACAAAGTGCCAGCGCAAAAACTCAGGGGAGATTAAGATCaagattaaaaatgaatgtggaGCAACTGAGGCTGTCACTTACCTTGTTGTATTAG ATAAACCAACACCTCCCTTAGGCCCCGTTGATATTATTGAAAGCTCAGCAACAGGTATTGACTTTAAATGGAGACCTCCCAAGGACAACGGAGGATCCCCAATCACCAACTACATCCTGGAGCGCCAGCAAATTGGGCGAAACAGCTGGAAAAAAATAGGCAAAATTGGTCCAGAACCTAAATTTAGAGACACTGATGTGGATCATGGCAGGAAATACTGCTACCACATAAGGGCTGAGACCGATCAAGGCATCAGCGAATTGATGGAGACGGATGACATCCAAGCAGGGACGAAAG CGTACCCTGGACCTCCTTCTGCACCAAAGATCATCAGCTCTTTCAAGGACTGCATAAACCTTACCTGGTCCGCACCTGCCAATACTGGAGGAACCAACATTCTGGGATACAGCGTAGAAAAACGGAAGAATGGCAGTAACTTGTGGAGCCTCGTCAACCCACCTGATGAGCCTATCAGAG AGAGAAAGCATGCAGTGAAGGATGTGGTTGAAGGCATCGAGTATGAATTCCGCGTATCGGCTATCAACATTTCAGGTGCAGGAGAACCGAGCGCACCTTCTGAGTTTGTGATGGCAAGAGATCCAAAGA AGCCACCTGGTAAAGTTACTGACCTGAAAGTGACAGACTCCACATACACCACTTTATCACTGGGCTGGACAAAACCAGCGGAGAAGGAAGGTGTCCAGGATGAGGCTAAAGGATACTTCGTGGAAATAAGGGCAGCAGAAAATCCAGAATGGGGTCGCTGTACCTCCATTCCTATCACCATGACCTCCTACACGATCATCGGTCTAAAGTCAATGGCCATGTACTGGGTGAGAGTTATAGCCACCAATGAGGGTGGAGATAGTGAGCCACAAGATCTGGACAACTATATCATTGCGATGCCTCCTCCAG TGAGACCTCAGTTCACTGACAAAAAAATGAACAGCTTTATGGTGATAAGAGCTGGAAACTCTGCTCGTGTCACTGTCAACTTTAAG GCCTCTCCAGTGCCAACCATCACATGGTTGAAGGATGGTTTACTCACAGCCAAGCACGTGACAGTGAGCAACACCGACACATCCTCACAGTTAATCATTCCCTCGTCAGAGCGCCACGACACAGGGATCTACACAATCACTGTGAAGAACCTTGTTGGTCAGGACATGTCTAGTGTTGAGATAAGAGTCACAG ATGACCCAAAGCCTCCAGGCCCTGTGGAGCTGGACGAGAACGTGTCAGGAACAGTCACGGTTTCCTGGACTCCCTCTCCAGATGAGAAGAAAGACGACAGGCTTCACTACGTGGTCACCAAACATGATTCCTCTAAGCACACCTGGCAAATCATGGCTGACCACCTTTTCAACAACAAGTTCACTGCCACTAACATCCTGCCAGGGAGACAGTATCAGTTCCGGGTCTATGCCAAGAATGACATGGGGACTTCCAAACCCTCTGAGTCAGCAGCCTGGGAAGTGAAGAAAAAGAGAG AAAC